From one Phycodurus eques isolate BA_2022a chromosome 6, UOR_Pequ_1.1, whole genome shotgun sequence genomic stretch:
- the naa15b gene encoding N-alpha-acetyltransferase 15, NatA auxiliary subunit b isoform X2, producing the protein MCCEVEGELISSAATMPTVTLPPKENALFKRILRCYEHKQYRNGLKFCKQILSNPKFAEHGETLAMKGLTLNCLGKKEDAYDLVRRGLRNDLKSHVCWHVYGLLQRSDKKYDEAIKCYRNALKWDKDNLQILRDLSLLQIQMRDLEGYRETRYQLLQLRPAQRASWIGYAIAYHLLEDYEMAAKIIEEFRKTQQTSPDKVDYEYSELLLYQNQVLREAGLYKEALEHLSNYEKQICDKLAVEETRGELLLKLERLDEATDVYHRMQERNPENWSYYHGLENALKPSSLEERLKVYEDAWEKFPKGLVPRRLPLNFLTGEKFRECLDRYLRMNFSKGCPPVFTTLKSLYNDKEKVSIIEELVVGFETSLKSSRLFSQNDDGKEEPPTTLLWVQYFLAQHYDMVGQQTLALEYINAAIESTPTLIELFLIKAKIYKHAGNIREAAQWMDEAQALDTADRFINSKCAKYMLKAGMIKEAEEMCSKFTREGASAVENLNEMQCMWFQTECALAYKGMNKYGEALKKCHEIERHFVEITDDQFDFHTYCMRKMTLRSYVDLLKLEDVLRMHPFYYKAAVTAIQIYLSLHDNPLTDDSKELQADTANLSDKELKKLRNKQRRAQKKAQLEEEKKNAEKEKQLKNQKKKKEDDDEEIGGPKEELIPDKLVKVENPLEEAVKFLIPLKHLVKDKIDTHLLAFEIYFRKEKYLLMLQSVKRAFAIDPDHPWLHQCLVRFFKGVTHNLHSAVFLLLSLREQRAA; encoded by the exons CGATGTTACGAACACAAGCAGTACAGAAACGGACTCAAGTTCTGCAAACAAATCCTGTCCAACCCCAAGTTTGCAGAACATGGAG AAACCCTGGCTATGAAGGGCTTGACCCTGAACTGTCTGGGGAAGAAGGAAGATGCTTACGATCTGGTGAGAAGAGGCCTGCGCAATGATCTCAAGAGTCACGTCT GCTGGCATGTATACGGTTTATTACAGCGCTCTGATAAGAAATACGATGAGGCCATCAAGTGTTACCGAAATGCACTGAAGTGGGACAAGGACAACCTCCAGATCCTCAGAGATCTGTCCTTGCTGCAGATCCAAATGAGAGATCTGGAAGGCTACCGG GAGACAAGGTACCAGCTGTTGCAGCTGCGTCCTGCTCAGCGAGCGTCCTGGATCGGCTATGCCATAGCCTATCACCTCCTGGAAGACTATGAGATGGCAGCAAAGATCATTGAGGAGTTCAGGAAAACACAACAG ACATCTCCTGACAAGGTGGACTACGAGTACAGTGAGCTGCTGCTTTACCAGAACCAGGTGCTGAGAGAAGCAGGTCTTTACAAGGAGGCTTTAGAGCATCTGTCAAACTATGAAAAGCAGATTTGTGACAAACTGGCAGTGGAAGAGACGAGGG GGGAATTGCTGTTAAAGTTGGAGCGTCTGGATGAGGCTACAGATGTCTACCATCGCATGCAGGAGAGAAACCCAGAAAACTGGTCATATTATCATGGCCTGGAGAACGCACTAAAACCAA GCAGTCTGGAGGAGAGACTTAAGGTCTATGAAGATGCCTGGGAAAAGTTTCCAAAAGGCCTTGTTCCTCGCAGACTCCCCCTCAATTTTCTTACTG GTGAGAAGTTCAGAGAGTGTCTTGACAGGTACCTGAGGATGAACTTCAGTAAAGGATGTCCACCTGTCTTCACCACCCTGAAATCTCTTTACAAcgacaaagaaaag GTGTCAATTATAGAAGAATTGGTGGTCGGCTTTGAGACCTCATTAAAAAGCTCCAGACTGTTCAGCCAAAATG ATGATGGTAAAGAGGAGCCACCAACAACATTGCTTTGGGTGCAATACTTCCTGGCTCAGCACTATGACATGGTTGGCCAACAGACACTGGCTCTCGAGTATATCAACGCAGCCATTGAGAGTACGCCAACCCTCATTGAACTCTTCCTTATCAAAGCAAAGATTTACAAG CATGCGGGGAACATCCGAGAGGCAGCCCAGTGGATGGATGAGGCACAGGCTCTGGACACCGCTGACAGATTCATCAACTCCAAGTGTGCCAAGTACATGCTGAAGGCTGGCATGATCAAAGAGGCGGAGGAGATGTGCTCCAAGTTCACACGG GAGGGGGCATCAGCAGTGGAAAACCTGAATGAGATGCAGTGTATGTGGTTCCAGACAGAGTGTGCACTTGCCTACAAGGGTATGAACAAGTATGGGGAGGCTCTCAAGAAATGCCATGAAATTGAAAGG CATTTTGTGGAGATTACGGATGACCAATTTGATTTCCACACCTACTGCATGAGGAAGATGACGCTGCGCTCATACGTGGACCTGCTGAAACTTGAGGACGTGCTTCGGATGCATCCCTTTTATTACAAGGCTGCCGTCACTGCCATTCAGATATACCTGAGCCTCCACGACAATCCTCTGACTGATGACAGCAAGGAATTGCAGGCGGACACTG CTAACCTGTCGGACAAAGAGCTGAAGAAGCTCAGAAACAAGCAGCGGAGAGCTCAGAAGAAGGCCCAGCtggaggaagaaaagaagaatgcaGAGAAGGAGAAGCAGTTAAAGAatcagaaaaagaagaaggaggatGACGATGAAGAGATTGGGGGCCCAAAAGAGGAGCTCATTCCTGACAAATTGGTCAAG GTAGAAAATCCACTGGAAGAAGCAGTCAAGTTCCTGATACCTCTCAAACACCTTGTCAAAGATAAAATTGACACACACCTACTGGCATTTGAAATCTACTTCAGAAAAG AAAAGTACCTGTTGATGCTCCAATCAGTGAAAAGGGCATTTGCCATTGACCCAGACCACCCATGGCTACACCAGTGTCTAGTGCGCTTCTTTAAAGgag TCACACACAACTTACACTCAGCTGTCTTCCTTCTGCTCAGTCTCAGAGAGCAAAGAGCTGCCTGA
- the naa15b gene encoding N-alpha-acetyltransferase 15, NatA auxiliary subunit b isoform X3: protein MCCEVEGELISSAATMPTVTLPPKENALFKRILRCYEHKQYRNGLKFCKQILSNPKFAEHGETLAMKGLTLNCLGKKEDAYDLVRRGLRNDLKSHVCWHVYGLLQRSDKKYDEAIKCYRNALKWDKDNLQILRDLSLLQIQMRDLEGYRETRYQLLQLRPAQRASWIGYAIAYHLLEDYEMAAKIIEEFRKTQQTSPDKVDYEYSELLLYQNQVLREAGLYKEALEHLSNYEKQICDKLAVEETRGELLLKLERLDEATDVYHRMQERNPENWSYYHGLENALKPSSLEERLKVYEDAWEKFPKGLVPRRLPLNFLTGEKFRECLDRYLRMNFSKGCPPVFTTLKSLYNDKEKVSIIEELVVGFETSLKSSRLFSQNDDGKEEPPTTLLWVQYFLAQHYDMVGQQTLALEYINAAIESTPTLIELFLIKAKIYKHAGNIREAAQWMDEAQALDTADRFINSKCAKYMLKAGMIKEAEEMCSKFTREGASAVENLNEMQCMWFQTECALAYKGMNKYGEALKKCHEIERHFVEITDDQFDFHTYCMRKMTLRSYVDLLKLEDVLRMHPFYYKAAVTAIQIYLSLHDNPLTDDSKELQADTGLSP, encoded by the exons CGATGTTACGAACACAAGCAGTACAGAAACGGACTCAAGTTCTGCAAACAAATCCTGTCCAACCCCAAGTTTGCAGAACATGGAG AAACCCTGGCTATGAAGGGCTTGACCCTGAACTGTCTGGGGAAGAAGGAAGATGCTTACGATCTGGTGAGAAGAGGCCTGCGCAATGATCTCAAGAGTCACGTCT GCTGGCATGTATACGGTTTATTACAGCGCTCTGATAAGAAATACGATGAGGCCATCAAGTGTTACCGAAATGCACTGAAGTGGGACAAGGACAACCTCCAGATCCTCAGAGATCTGTCCTTGCTGCAGATCCAAATGAGAGATCTGGAAGGCTACCGG GAGACAAGGTACCAGCTGTTGCAGCTGCGTCCTGCTCAGCGAGCGTCCTGGATCGGCTATGCCATAGCCTATCACCTCCTGGAAGACTATGAGATGGCAGCAAAGATCATTGAGGAGTTCAGGAAAACACAACAG ACATCTCCTGACAAGGTGGACTACGAGTACAGTGAGCTGCTGCTTTACCAGAACCAGGTGCTGAGAGAAGCAGGTCTTTACAAGGAGGCTTTAGAGCATCTGTCAAACTATGAAAAGCAGATTTGTGACAAACTGGCAGTGGAAGAGACGAGGG GGGAATTGCTGTTAAAGTTGGAGCGTCTGGATGAGGCTACAGATGTCTACCATCGCATGCAGGAGAGAAACCCAGAAAACTGGTCATATTATCATGGCCTGGAGAACGCACTAAAACCAA GCAGTCTGGAGGAGAGACTTAAGGTCTATGAAGATGCCTGGGAAAAGTTTCCAAAAGGCCTTGTTCCTCGCAGACTCCCCCTCAATTTTCTTACTG GTGAGAAGTTCAGAGAGTGTCTTGACAGGTACCTGAGGATGAACTTCAGTAAAGGATGTCCACCTGTCTTCACCACCCTGAAATCTCTTTACAAcgacaaagaaaag GTGTCAATTATAGAAGAATTGGTGGTCGGCTTTGAGACCTCATTAAAAAGCTCCAGACTGTTCAGCCAAAATG ATGATGGTAAAGAGGAGCCACCAACAACATTGCTTTGGGTGCAATACTTCCTGGCTCAGCACTATGACATGGTTGGCCAACAGACACTGGCTCTCGAGTATATCAACGCAGCCATTGAGAGTACGCCAACCCTCATTGAACTCTTCCTTATCAAAGCAAAGATTTACAAG CATGCGGGGAACATCCGAGAGGCAGCCCAGTGGATGGATGAGGCACAGGCTCTGGACACCGCTGACAGATTCATCAACTCCAAGTGTGCCAAGTACATGCTGAAGGCTGGCATGATCAAAGAGGCGGAGGAGATGTGCTCCAAGTTCACACGG GAGGGGGCATCAGCAGTGGAAAACCTGAATGAGATGCAGTGTATGTGGTTCCAGACAGAGTGTGCACTTGCCTACAAGGGTATGAACAAGTATGGGGAGGCTCTCAAGAAATGCCATGAAATTGAAAGG CATTTTGTGGAGATTACGGATGACCAATTTGATTTCCACACCTACTGCATGAGGAAGATGACGCTGCGCTCATACGTGGACCTGCTGAAACTTGAGGACGTGCTTCGGATGCATCCCTTTTATTACAAGGCTGCCGTCACTGCCATTCAGATATACCTGAGCCTCCACGACAATCCTCTGACTGATGACAGCAAGGAATTGCAGGCGGACACTG gcctgtcgccttga